The Streptomyces europaeiscabiei genome window below encodes:
- a CDS encoding NADP-dependent oxidoreductase: MAPRTTRVVCLVRRPDGDPVPADFTVDERPLPALGEGQLLVRNLYMSVDPSMRGRLESTEKHYTHNFTPGSPLDGRALGVVEESRCSSVPTGAFVRHQLGWRERAVLNAADTDGADRIDPRLAPLPTWLGLLGQTGFTAYVGLTRIAGLRPGDTVLVSAAAGAVGTAAGQFARLLGADRVIGTAGGPDKCALLVKEFGYDAAADYRTEPMREALARLAPDGLDVYFDNVGGEQLAAALHALRPGGRIALCGMMSQFGGERRPVDINQLIQAVLKRLTLRGFIVRDHDDLRPEFEQRVASWLAEGRITARETVVEGLENAAGALLSLLDGGNVGKMLVRLD; this comes from the coding sequence GTGGCGCCCCGCACCACGCGGGTGGTCTGTCTGGTGCGCCGACCCGACGGGGACCCGGTCCCTGCCGACTTCACCGTGGACGAACGCCCCCTGCCGGCCCTCGGCGAGGGACAACTGCTCGTCCGCAACCTCTACATGAGCGTCGACCCGTCCATGCGGGGGCGGCTGGAGAGCACCGAGAAGCACTACACGCACAACTTCACCCCCGGCTCGCCGCTCGACGGCCGGGCCCTCGGGGTCGTGGAGGAGAGCCGCTGCTCCTCGGTACCGACCGGTGCCTTCGTAAGGCACCAGCTGGGCTGGCGGGAGCGGGCCGTGCTGAATGCCGCGGACACCGACGGCGCGGATCGCATCGACCCGCGCCTCGCCCCGCTGCCCACCTGGCTGGGGCTGCTCGGCCAGACCGGCTTCACCGCGTACGTCGGCCTGACCCGGATCGCCGGCCTCCGCCCCGGCGACACCGTCCTCGTGTCGGCGGCGGCCGGGGCCGTGGGCACCGCCGCCGGCCAGTTCGCGCGGCTGCTGGGCGCGGACCGGGTCATCGGGACCGCCGGAGGGCCGGACAAGTGCGCCCTGCTGGTGAAGGAGTTCGGCTACGACGCCGCCGCGGACTACCGGACGGAGCCGATGCGCGAGGCGCTGGCCCGGCTGGCACCCGACGGCCTCGACGTCTACTTCGACAACGTCGGTGGTGAGCAACTGGCCGCCGCCCTGCACGCGTTGCGCCCCGGAGGGCGCATCGCGTTGTGCGGCATGATGTCGCAGTTCGGCGGCGAGCGACGGCCGGTGGACATCAACCAGCTGATCCAGGCGGTCCTCAAGCGGCTGACGCTGCGCGGCTTCATCGTCCGCGACCATGACGACCTGCGGCCGGAGTTCGAGCAGAGGGTCGCGAGCTGGCTCGCCGAGGGCCGGATCACCGCGCGCGAGACGGTCGTGGAGGGCCTGGAGAATGCCGCCGGTGCGCTGCTGTCGCTGCTGGACGGCGGCAACGTCGGCAAGATGCTGGTCCGGCTGGATTGA
- a CDS encoding ThuA domain-containing protein, which translates to MPGPAGRLDAVLVCGGRWHDFDHARLRLLELLDGHPRVRTRVYEDYDCVPALQSADLLVTYTCDVRPRPSQRAALARFVERGGRWLALHGTNAVIESPPPGGPRVFTTPRLLGEVAAVLGSQFLAHPPIAPYEVRVTRPDHPLVEGVEPFTVTDELYVCELYGELEVLLHTDYKGPCRGFAESDAALDDAPRPVLYLKRHGAGEVCYFTLGHCRGRYDVQDLGVDDTGRVDRGPWETPEFLTVLRRCVRWAVGVRGPE; encoded by the coding sequence GTGCCGGGCCCGGCCGGCCGTCTGGACGCCGTACTGGTCTGCGGCGGCAGGTGGCACGACTTCGACCACGCGCGGCTGCGGCTGCTGGAGCTGCTGGACGGTCACCCCCGGGTCCGCACGCGGGTCTACGAGGACTACGACTGCGTACCCGCACTCCAGAGCGCCGACCTCCTGGTCACCTACACCTGTGACGTACGGCCCCGACCGTCGCAACGGGCCGCGCTGGCACGGTTCGTGGAGCGGGGCGGGCGCTGGCTCGCCCTGCACGGCACCAACGCGGTGATCGAGTCGCCCCCTCCCGGCGGACCGCGGGTGTTCACCACTCCGCGGCTCCTCGGCGAGGTCGCCGCCGTGCTCGGCAGCCAGTTCCTGGCCCACCCGCCGATCGCGCCGTACGAGGTACGGGTGACCCGGCCGGACCACCCGCTGGTCGAGGGCGTCGAACCGTTCACGGTCACCGACGAGCTGTACGTGTGCGAGCTGTACGGCGAGCTGGAGGTGCTGCTCCATACCGACTACAAGGGTCCGTGCCGCGGCTTCGCGGAGAGCGACGCGGCGCTCGACGACGCGCCGCGCCCCGTCCTGTACCTCAAGCGGCACGGTGCCGGTGAGGTCTGCTACTTCACCCTCGGCCACTGCCGGGGCCGGTACGACGTGCAGGATCTCGGAGTGGACGACACCGGGCGCGTGGACCGGGGGCCGTGGGAGACACCGGAGTTCCTCACGGTGCTGCGACGTTGTGTGAGGTGGGCGGTGGGTGTGCGGGGACCGGAGTAG
- a CDS encoding SDR family NAD(P)-dependent oxidoreductase, with product MVATGSLDGRVAVITGSTRSIGRAIAEQFLADGATVVISGRSELKGKQALEEIGAGDRAVFHPCDANSQEDIENLADFAAERFGRLDVWVNNAGGTSGFAPVHQLSDEAWHDALKLNLNAYFYGTRRALPKMLAGGWGRIINISSVEGKQANKPAISHYITNKHAIHGLTKATAFEYGTQGITCNAICPGAVDTDLMRAAGPAAAEAEGISYEEWLGRFAEHAATKKITTVEQIAAVASLLASDVGAGITGTLISVDGGTAQW from the coding sequence ATGGTGGCTACGGGCAGCCTCGACGGACGTGTCGCGGTGATCACGGGCAGCACGCGCAGCATCGGCCGCGCCATCGCCGAACAGTTCCTGGCCGACGGCGCCACAGTCGTCATCAGCGGCCGCAGCGAGCTCAAGGGCAAGCAGGCCCTGGAGGAGATCGGCGCCGGTGACCGGGCCGTCTTCCACCCCTGCGACGCCAACAGCCAGGAGGACATCGAGAACCTCGCCGACTTCGCCGCCGAGCGCTTCGGCCGGCTCGACGTCTGGGTCAACAACGCCGGCGGCACCTCGGGCTTCGCCCCGGTCCACCAGCTCAGCGACGAGGCCTGGCACGACGCCCTCAAGCTGAACCTCAACGCCTACTTCTACGGCACCCGGCGCGCGCTGCCGAAGATGCTGGCGGGCGGCTGGGGTCGGATCATCAACATCTCCTCCGTCGAGGGCAAGCAGGCCAACAAGCCCGCGATCAGCCACTACATCACCAACAAGCACGCGATCCACGGCCTGACCAAGGCGACCGCCTTCGAGTACGGCACCCAGGGCATCACCTGCAACGCCATCTGCCCCGGCGCCGTCGACACCGACCTCATGCGGGCCGCCGGACCGGCCGCGGCCGAGGCCGAGGGCATCTCCTACGAGGAGTGGCTGGGCCGGTTCGCCGAGCATGCCGCCACCAAGAAGATCACCACCGTGGAACAGATCGCGGCCGTCGCCTCACTGCTCGCGAGTGACGTCGGAGCCGGTATCACGGGCACGCTGATCAGTGTCGACGGCGGTACGGCGCAGTGGTAG
- a CDS encoding PEP-utilizing enzyme, giving the protein MKSWITDWQRSERLPHYTRANAGETLPEPASPLGWTLVWGRGLHGWRKGFVGFGIYHEEEVAGPRPPFVGMFGGYFYLNLSHMRLFGIRMGQTADQIDAAFVGQRSDTPEYVAHPDDQDGELTAKAGGTLQRMLGQTNFPEADADRERLRRLRRERPDLTGLPDAELVAYARSLLDQVETTFQRHVESSLPASVGPAILGPLCASVDRPGDMLDLIGGLGDVDSASPSDGLWTLSRQVAASAELTALFDEGPAAVERALDGAIGDVKAFRDAFEEFLAASGDRGPNEWDIHALSWEAAPVQALALVDRIRHSSDDGSPAARRARLRLRREQTAQEIRAALPEDAQPMFDAGMHASQVWIPARERTKANCVTVVNEIRMAVRELGRRGVEAGRLAAPEDVMMLLDTELDGYVADPEPFGPVIAQRLQEYAGLHELEPPFFIADDARTEIDAWPRRAEERTEAAVEGDALSGVGGSHGTYTGRVRVVTDPASCEALEPGEVLVAPITDAAWTPLFLVAGAAVVDVGAINSHAVVVCRELGIPAVISVEGGTRRLRDGMVITVDGDRGTVTVDSVPAPLGV; this is encoded by the coding sequence GTGAAGAGCTGGATCACGGACTGGCAGCGCAGTGAGCGGCTGCCGCACTACACCCGCGCCAACGCGGGCGAGACCCTGCCGGAGCCGGCCAGCCCGCTGGGCTGGACCCTGGTCTGGGGGCGCGGTCTGCACGGCTGGCGCAAGGGCTTCGTCGGCTTCGGCATCTACCACGAGGAGGAGGTGGCCGGTCCTCGACCGCCGTTCGTCGGGATGTTCGGCGGCTACTTCTACCTCAACCTGTCTCACATGCGGCTGTTCGGCATCCGTATGGGCCAGACGGCGGACCAGATCGACGCCGCCTTCGTCGGCCAGCGCTCGGACACTCCGGAGTATGTGGCGCACCCCGACGACCAGGACGGAGAACTGACCGCGAAGGCCGGTGGCACGCTCCAGCGGATGCTGGGCCAGACCAACTTCCCGGAGGCCGACGCCGACCGGGAGCGGCTGCGCCGCCTGCGCCGTGAGCGGCCGGACCTGACCGGGTTGCCGGACGCCGAACTGGTGGCGTACGCACGGTCGTTGCTGGACCAGGTGGAGACGACCTTCCAACGGCACGTCGAGTCGTCGCTGCCCGCGTCCGTCGGACCCGCGATCCTCGGACCGCTGTGCGCGAGTGTGGACCGACCCGGCGACATGCTGGACCTCATCGGCGGTCTCGGCGACGTCGACTCGGCCTCCCCCTCGGACGGGCTGTGGACGCTGTCCCGCCAGGTGGCGGCGTCGGCGGAGCTGACCGCGCTGTTCGACGAGGGCCCGGCCGCGGTGGAGCGGGCGCTCGACGGGGCCATCGGGGACGTGAAGGCGTTCCGTGACGCGTTCGAGGAGTTCCTGGCCGCGTCCGGCGACCGCGGTCCCAACGAGTGGGACATCCACGCGCTGTCGTGGGAGGCTGCGCCGGTCCAGGCGCTGGCGCTGGTCGACCGGATCCGGCACAGCTCCGACGACGGTTCCCCGGCCGCCCGGCGGGCTCGCCTGAGATTGCGACGCGAGCAGACCGCGCAGGAGATCCGGGCCGCGCTGCCCGAGGACGCGCAGCCGATGTTCGACGCCGGCATGCACGCCTCCCAGGTGTGGATCCCGGCCCGCGAGCGCACCAAGGCGAACTGTGTGACCGTCGTCAACGAGATCCGGATGGCGGTGCGGGAGCTCGGCCGCCGCGGCGTCGAGGCGGGACGCCTCGCCGCGCCCGAGGACGTGATGATGCTGCTCGACACCGAACTCGACGGCTATGTCGCCGACCCGGAACCGTTCGGCCCCGTCATCGCGCAGCGTCTTCAGGAGTACGCGGGACTGCACGAACTGGAGCCGCCGTTCTTCATCGCGGACGACGCGCGGACCGAGATCGACGCCTGGCCGCGACGCGCCGAGGAGCGCACCGAGGCCGCGGTCGAGGGCGATGCCCTCAGCGGTGTCGGCGGCAGTCACGGTACGTACACCGGCAGGGTGCGGGTGGTCACCGACCCGGCCTCGTGCGAGGCTCTGGAGCCGGGTGAGGTACTGGTCGCGCCGATCACGGACGCGGCCTGGACTCCGCTGTTCCTGGTCGCCGGGGCGGCCGTGGTGGACGTGGGTGCGATCAACAGCCACGCCGTCGTGGTCTGCCGGGAGCTGGGCATCCCGGCCGTCATCTCCGTCGAAGGCGGAACACGACGGCTGCGGGACGGCATGGTGATCACGGTCGACGGCGACCGGGGCACGGTCACCGTCGACAGCGTCCCGGCGCCGCTCGGCGTCTGA
- a CDS encoding ABC transporter permease, protein MTPTTPTRPAVPVPTARVRRAASAKALLAASLSFRNIGAVYVWLVIAVLFSVWAPETFPTTTTVKQILNGNAVAGLVALSVVPPLAARVFDLSVAFTMSLTSVLTAYFLVSTGLGPAAAIALAMTAALVIGVVNGIVVVVLRVDSFIATLATGALIQSVITMVTNDSSITGVRLLAEPFASIAQLDAGGITLPVLYLLLAATAIWFLLEHTATGRRLYATGFNTDAARLQGVRTDRLRFLTLVSSALLSGFAGIVFASSVGSGSPTAGTPYLLSAYAAAFVGATQLRAGRFNAWGTVLAVLLLGTGVTGLGLATSAPWAASLFTGAVLIVALVLTGGRIALPAVLRRRRGNPSHEGPGAPATPAPGEEDRE, encoded by the coding sequence ATGACCCCCACCACCCCGACCCGGCCGGCGGTGCCCGTGCCGACCGCACGGGTCCGGCGGGCGGCGTCCGCCAAGGCCTTGCTGGCGGCGTCCCTGTCGTTCCGGAACATCGGCGCCGTGTACGTGTGGCTGGTCATCGCCGTGCTCTTCTCCGTCTGGGCACCGGAGACGTTCCCGACCACCACCACGGTCAAGCAGATACTCAACGGCAACGCCGTGGCCGGACTGGTGGCGCTCAGCGTCGTACCCCCGCTGGCCGCCCGGGTCTTCGACCTCTCCGTGGCCTTCACCATGTCGCTGACCAGCGTGCTGACCGCCTACTTCCTGGTCTCCACCGGGCTCGGACCCGCCGCCGCGATCGCCCTGGCGATGACCGCCGCGCTGGTGATCGGGGTCGTCAACGGGATCGTGGTGGTGGTGCTGCGGGTCGACTCCTTCATCGCGACCCTGGCGACCGGTGCGCTGATCCAGTCGGTGATCACCATGGTCACCAACGACAGCTCCATCACCGGTGTACGGCTGCTGGCCGAGCCGTTCGCGAGCATCGCGCAGCTCGACGCGGGCGGCATCACCCTGCCGGTGCTCTATCTGCTGCTCGCCGCGACTGCCATCTGGTTCCTCCTGGAACACACCGCCACCGGGCGCCGGTTGTACGCGACCGGCTTCAACACGGACGCGGCTCGGCTGCAAGGGGTGCGCACCGACCGGCTGCGCTTTCTGACCCTGGTGTCGTCCGCGCTGCTGTCCGGGTTCGCCGGAATCGTCTTCGCGTCCTCGGTCGGATCGGGATCACCGACCGCGGGCACCCCGTATCTGCTGTCGGCCTACGCCGCGGCCTTCGTCGGGGCGACCCAGCTGCGCGCCGGCCGCTTCAACGCCTGGGGCACGGTCCTCGCGGTCCTGCTGCTCGGCACCGGCGTCACCGGCCTCGGGCTCGCCACGAGCGCGCCGTGGGCCGCGAGTCTGTTCACCGGTGCGGTCCTCATCGTCGCGCTGGTCCTGACGGGTGGCCGGATCGCCCTGCCCGCTGTGCTGCGCCGCCGCAGGGGGAACCCCTCGCACGAGGGACCCGGGGCTCCCGCGACACCCGCTCCCGGTGAGGAGGACCGCGAGTGA
- a CDS encoding transposase has product MAKQVIHPLTGHVYRLTEDGLVEVTDPKTGAQGVFDFQARWQSGELRHADLQMAGWVGRLAQRRGTRQPGE; this is encoded by the coding sequence ATGGCCAAGCAAGTGATCCACCCGCTGACCGGGCACGTGTACCGGCTCACCGAGGACGGCCTGGTCGAGGTGACCGACCCGAAGACCGGAGCGCAGGGCGTCTTCGACTTCCAGGCCCGGTGGCAGTCGGGCGAACTGCGCCACGCCGATCTGCAGATGGCCGGCTGGGTCGGCCGGCTCGCCCAGCGCCGCGGCACCCGGCAGCCGGGGGAGTGA
- a CDS encoding putative quinol monooxygenase — translation MTEEIIVAGWMDYEPGDRDTMLRALVELGRHTREREPGCLDYAMTADPTDERRIRVYEHWTSRQALDEHFTTAHIKDFRAAVAGLTRVGVCLTTHTVAASRPMR, via the coding sequence GTGACCGAGGAAATCATCGTCGCCGGCTGGATGGACTACGAGCCCGGCGACCGCGACACCATGCTGAGGGCCCTGGTCGAGCTGGGCCGGCACACCCGTGAGCGGGAACCCGGTTGCCTGGACTACGCCATGACCGCCGATCCCACCGACGAACGGCGTATCCGGGTGTACGAGCACTGGACCTCCCGGCAGGCCCTGGACGAGCACTTCACCACCGCGCACATCAAGGACTTCCGGGCGGCCGTGGCGGGGCTGACCCGCGTCGGGGTCTGCCTGACCACCCACACCGTCGCCGCGTCACGCCCCATGCGCTGA
- a CDS encoding 2Fe-2S iron-sulfur cluster-binding protein — translation MTRRVAIRPSDVEIEVLDGEDLFSAAGRLGYSWPTVCGGKGTCRTCFVRIEEGAENCSPVDPLEREGIEALRKPVDGLTRLACRLRVEGPVTVTKRGVRRRVQE, via the coding sequence GTGACCCGCCGCGTGGCCATCCGGCCCTCCGACGTCGAGATCGAGGTCCTCGACGGCGAGGACCTGTTCAGCGCCGCCGGGCGGCTCGGCTACAGCTGGCCCACCGTCTGCGGCGGCAAGGGCACCTGCCGTACCTGCTTCGTCCGGATCGAGGAAGGTGCCGAGAACTGCTCTCCCGTGGACCCGCTGGAACGCGAGGGCATCGAGGCCCTGCGCAAGCCGGTGGACGGCCTGACCCGGCTCGCCTGCCGGCTCCGGGTCGAGGGCCCGGTGACCGTGACCAAGCGCGGCGTACGCCGCCGAGTGCAGGAGTGA
- a CDS encoding substrate-binding domain-containing protein, translating to MSSTPGRAVRRALTAIMPVTALLALAACGTGATPAADTSQAAGPDSPGLTAARAALKKHSERPASISVTQPVGKKIPKGKKIDFILCGVQSCKDLADFFTEAAEELGWEVKQIATQGTPESVQAAYEQALRDKPDAVVASGFPRAVYAKQLARLKAAEIPVIQSNADDLLGDGISLLKNGPDDVGVQGEMLASWVVSNSDAKANTVYFDLPAYTILKPVKDSFAAKYGKWCDGCGLDNVDVPITAVGKDMPDRVVSYLRSHPKVTHVVFSLGLLNVGVPTALKTAGITGRHIVVNVGDAQNYQYIQSGLTDGAMALNSHETAWIQADALARHFTGQPMDVDQQAALPNMLVTKDNLPSADGDFPIVEDYQAQFKALWGLS from the coding sequence ATGAGTTCCACACCCGGTCGCGCGGTCCGCCGCGCCCTCACCGCGATCATGCCCGTCACCGCCCTGCTCGCCCTGGCGGCGTGCGGTACGGGCGCGACGCCGGCCGCCGACACGTCGCAGGCGGCGGGCCCCGACTCGCCCGGCCTGACGGCGGCCCGCGCGGCCCTGAAGAAACACTCCGAGCGCCCGGCCTCGATCTCCGTCACCCAGCCCGTCGGCAAGAAGATCCCCAAGGGCAAGAAGATCGACTTCATCCTGTGCGGCGTCCAGTCCTGCAAGGATCTCGCCGACTTCTTCACCGAGGCCGCCGAGGAACTCGGCTGGGAGGTGAAGCAGATCGCCACCCAGGGCACACCGGAGTCCGTCCAGGCCGCCTACGAGCAGGCCCTGCGCGACAAACCGGACGCCGTCGTCGCCTCCGGCTTCCCGCGTGCCGTCTACGCCAAGCAGTTGGCCCGGCTGAAGGCCGCCGAGATCCCCGTCATCCAGTCGAACGCCGACGACCTGCTGGGCGACGGCATCTCCCTGCTCAAGAACGGGCCGGACGACGTCGGCGTCCAGGGCGAGATGCTCGCCTCATGGGTGGTGTCGAACAGTGACGCCAAGGCGAACACCGTCTACTTCGACCTTCCGGCGTACACGATCCTCAAGCCCGTCAAGGACTCCTTCGCCGCCAAGTACGGGAAATGGTGCGACGGTTGTGGACTGGACAACGTCGACGTGCCGATCACCGCGGTGGGCAAGGACATGCCGGACCGCGTGGTGTCGTACCTCCGGTCGCACCCGAAGGTGACCCACGTCGTCTTCTCCCTGGGCCTGCTCAACGTGGGCGTGCCGACCGCGCTGAAGACCGCCGGCATCACGGGCAGGCACATCGTCGTCAACGTCGGTGACGCGCAGAACTACCAGTACATCCAGAGCGGTCTCACCGACGGCGCGATGGCGCTCAACTCCCACGAGACGGCCTGGATCCAGGCCGACGCCCTGGCCCGGCACTTCACCGGCCAGCCCATGGACGTGGACCAGCAGGCGGCACTGCCCAACATGCTCGTCACCAAGGACAACCTGCCCTCGGCCGACGGCGACTTCCCGATCGTCGAGGACTACCAGGCGCAGTTCAAGGCGCTCTGGGGACTGAGTTGA
- a CDS encoding sugar ABC transporter ATP-binding protein, translating into MTGPVLRVAALSKRFGGTQALKDVDLEVSPGEIHALIGPNGSGKSTLIKILAGYHHAEPGAVAELDGEPFDLDQVTASRHDRLRFVHQELGLVGELSAVDNLALSRGFARTALGNIRWPEMERRTTALVERFGLGIDVRRPLTTATPVQRAVVAIAAALQGWEGRRGVLVLDEPTAVLPPCEVARLFDIVREVRDAGAGVLYVSHRMDEIFALADRVTVIRGGRRIATRRVDGLTPRSLAELMAGEETETDHRPAYRPGADGADEAVLEVRDLRAGPLRGIGFDLARGERLGITGLVGSGHEIVPYAVCGAHPGRVSGRLRLPERSAHWTDARQAGGLGLPLVPADRASEGVIGDFSVGENLTLPLLDRLRSWGGRLHRRRESALAEDWIERVGVRTAGRGARVTTLSGGNQQKVVMARCLAQRPPVLALCEPTAGVDIATRLQLYDLIERQAGEGMGVIVSSSDTQDLLALCTRVLVVRDGRIARELVGRDITEPALVHAMEGTE; encoded by the coding sequence TTGACCGGCCCGGTGCTACGGGTGGCCGCCCTGTCGAAGAGATTCGGCGGCACCCAGGCACTCAAGGACGTCGATCTGGAGGTGTCACCCGGCGAGATCCACGCCCTGATCGGGCCCAACGGCTCCGGCAAGTCCACCCTCATCAAGATCCTCGCCGGCTACCACCACGCGGAGCCGGGAGCGGTGGCCGAGCTCGACGGCGAGCCGTTCGACCTCGACCAGGTCACCGCCTCCCGGCACGACCGGCTCCGCTTCGTCCACCAGGAGCTGGGGCTGGTGGGTGAGCTGAGCGCCGTCGACAACCTCGCGCTCAGCCGCGGCTTCGCCCGCACGGCCCTCGGCAACATCCGCTGGCCGGAGATGGAGAGGCGTACGACCGCACTGGTCGAACGGTTCGGTCTCGGCATCGACGTACGCCGCCCCCTGACGACCGCGACCCCCGTCCAGCGCGCGGTGGTGGCCATCGCCGCCGCGCTGCAGGGCTGGGAGGGCCGGCGTGGAGTCCTGGTCCTCGACGAACCCACCGCCGTGCTGCCGCCCTGTGAGGTGGCGCGGCTCTTCGACATCGTGCGGGAGGTACGCGACGCCGGCGCCGGCGTGCTGTACGTCTCGCACCGGATGGACGAGATCTTCGCACTCGCCGACCGGGTCACCGTGATCCGCGGCGGACGCCGGATCGCCACCCGGCGGGTCGACGGACTCACCCCGCGCTCGCTGGCGGAACTGATGGCGGGCGAGGAGACCGAGACCGACCACCGTCCGGCCTACCGCCCCGGCGCCGACGGGGCCGACGAAGCGGTCCTGGAGGTCCGCGACCTGCGGGCCGGCCCCCTGCGCGGGATCGGCTTCGACCTGGCCCGCGGTGAGCGGCTGGGCATCACCGGACTGGTCGGCTCCGGCCACGAGATCGTGCCGTACGCGGTGTGCGGGGCCCACCCCGGGCGGGTGAGCGGCAGGCTGCGGCTGCCGGAGCGCTCCGCACACTGGACGGACGCGCGCCAAGCCGGCGGGCTGGGCCTCCCCCTGGTCCCCGCCGACCGGGCGAGTGAGGGGGTGATCGGCGACTTCTCGGTCGGCGAGAACCTCACCCTCCCCCTCCTGGACCGGCTCCGGTCCTGGGGCGGACGGTTGCACCGGCGCCGCGAGTCCGCCCTCGCCGAGGACTGGATCGAGCGGGTCGGGGTGCGCACGGCGGGCCGCGGGGCCCGCGTCACCACCCTGAGCGGCGGCAACCAGCAGAAGGTCGTCATGGCCCGCTGCCTGGCACAGCGTCCACCGGTGCTGGCCCTGTGCGAACCCACGGCGGGCGTCGACATCGCCACCCGTCTGCAGCTGTACGACCTGATAGAGCGCCAGGCCGGCGAGGGCATGGGCGTCATCGTCTCGTCGTCCGACACACAGGACCTGCTCGCCCTGTGCACCCGCGTCCTGGTGGTACGCGACGGCCGGATCGCACGCGAACTCGTCGGCCGTGACATCACCGAGCCCGCGCTGGTGCACGCCATGGAAGGAACCGAGTGA
- a CDS encoding aromatic ring-hydroxylating oxygenase subunit alpha: MDETSESVTARCPGPSVQDYLDQDSRPVPPALRFERNDHLGSEDIDATRFTSRDWAEREMRQVWRRVWQFACLESEIPEVGDHEIYEIGDDSLIVVRTAPGEIRAYVNVCLHRGRKLRTGGGNVGEFRCSFHGFAWNLDGTMRTPPCAWDFPHVSPEKFALPEARVATWRGFVFINMDPCAESFDSYRGTFDEYYIWPLEDRYKSLHIAKVLPCNWKIAQDAFIESFHVIATHPQMLPWLADANSQYDVMADQPNWSRMINIQGAPSPHVAESVTEEDVLETFYDSRAFYSAAQGRDLVRQEGDELPAIPSGGTARQVLAQRMREQLAATARQDFSQTADTELLDAINYLLFPNFNPWGGAKSNIIYRFRPHGLDPDSCTAEIIFMSAPKQPGEMPPPARIRWVPEDMLFADIPELGVLGPVFDQDCENLPYVQQGLKAMRKPGITLANYQESRIRHFNRTLDHWMDK, from the coding sequence ATGGACGAAACGTCGGAGTCGGTCACCGCACGGTGCCCAGGGCCCAGCGTCCAGGACTACCTCGACCAGGACAGCCGGCCCGTTCCGCCCGCTCTGAGGTTCGAGCGGAACGACCACCTCGGCAGCGAGGACATCGACGCCACACGCTTCACCTCCCGCGACTGGGCCGAACGCGAGATGCGGCAGGTATGGCGGCGGGTCTGGCAGTTCGCCTGCCTGGAGAGCGAGATTCCCGAGGTCGGCGACCACGAGATCTACGAGATCGGCGACGACTCGCTCATCGTCGTGCGCACGGCCCCCGGCGAGATCCGCGCCTACGTCAACGTGTGCCTGCACCGCGGCCGCAAGCTGCGCACCGGTGGCGGCAACGTCGGCGAGTTCCGCTGTTCGTTCCACGGCTTCGCCTGGAACCTCGACGGCACCATGCGGACCCCGCCCTGCGCCTGGGACTTCCCGCACGTCAGCCCGGAGAAGTTCGCCCTGCCCGAGGCCCGGGTCGCCACCTGGCGCGGCTTCGTCTTCATCAACATGGACCCCTGTGCGGAGTCCTTCGACAGCTACCGCGGCACCTTCGACGAGTACTACATCTGGCCGCTGGAGGACCGCTACAAGTCGCTGCACATCGCCAAGGTGCTCCCCTGCAACTGGAAGATCGCGCAGGACGCGTTCATCGAGTCCTTCCACGTGATCGCCACGCACCCGCAGATGCTGCCGTGGCTCGCCGACGCCAACTCCCAGTACGACGTCATGGCCGACCAGCCGAACTGGAGCCGGATGATCAACATCCAGGGCGCGCCCAGCCCGCACGTGGCGGAGTCCGTCACGGAGGAGGACGTGCTGGAGACGTTCTACGACTCCCGTGCGTTCTACTCGGCGGCCCAGGGTCGCGACCTGGTGAGGCAGGAGGGCGACGAGCTGCCCGCGATCCCGTCCGGCGGCACCGCCCGCCAGGTCCTCGCCCAGCGGATGCGCGAACAACTGGCGGCCACCGCGCGGCAGGACTTCTCGCAGACAGCCGACACCGAACTGCTGGACGCCATCAACTACCTGTTGTTCCCCAACTTCAACCCCTGGGGCGGTGCCAAGTCCAACATCATCTACCGGTTCCGGCCACACGGCCTCGACCCGGACTCCTGCACCGCCGAGATCATCTTCATGTCGGCTCCGAAGCAGCCCGGCGAGATGCCGCCTCCGGCCAGGATCCGTTGGGTCCCGGAGGACATGCTCTTCGCGGACATCCCCGAACTCGGTGTGCTCGGGCCCGTCTTCGACCAGGACTGCGAGAACCTGCCCTACGTCCAGCAGGGCTTGAAGGCGATGCGCAAGCCGGGCATCACCCTGGCCAACTACCAGGAGAGCCGCATCCGCCACTTCAACCGGACGCTCGACCACTGGATGGACAAGTGA